The DNA segment CATTAGTGTTACCTGAATTAAAAGGCAAGCTTCACGGGTTGTCACTGCGTGTACCAACACCTAATGTTTCATTAATTGATCTTGTAGTGGACTTACAAACTGACGTAACAGTCGAAGAATTAAATGCTGCATTTATTGAAGCTTCTGAAGGTGCCATGAAGGGCGTCCTTGGTTTCACAATAGAACCACTTGTTTCGATTGATTTCAATTCAAATCCACACTCAGCAATTATTGACGGATTATCGACAATGGTAATGGGGAAACGCAAAGTAAAAGTTCTTGCTTGGTATGATAATGAATGGGGTTATTCAGCTCGTGTAGTCGATTTAACCAAAAAAGTTGGACTTGCTTTAAAAGTTTATCAAACGTAAAAAAAATTCCTTCCTGCTCCTTATATAGAGCAGAAAGGAATTTTTTTTTTAATCACTTGCATTGTCGATAAATACATCATATAATGTAAATCGTGTACTTTAATTGTACACACTGACTACTTAAAGGGTTAGGACCTCTTTGGACTAACTTTCCCCCGTGGTAGTCGACTTTAAGAATTCTTCAAATTTCTTAAATTCTATATAAGGGGGAAACGAACCATGCAAACGATGGAAACAATGGGACGTCATGTTATTGCAGAACTTTGGGAATGCGAATTTGATAAACTAAACGATGTTAATTTTATTGAACGGACATTTGTAGATGCAGCACTTAAAGCAGGAGCAGAAGTACGTGAAGTAGTATTTCACAAATTTGCACCACAAGGTGTAAGTGGAGTAGTGATTATTTCAGAATCACACTTAACGATTCATAGCTTTCCAGAACACGGTTATGCAAGTATTGATGTATATACTTGTGGCGATTTAGATCCGACAATTGCTGCTAAATATATTGCTGATG comes from the Paenisporosarcina antarctica genome and includes:
- the speD gene encoding adenosylmethionine decarboxylase, whose translation is METMGRHVIAELWECEFDKLNDVNFIERTFVDAALKAGAEVREVVFHKFAPQGVSGVVIISESHLTIHSFPEHGYASIDVYTCGDLDPTIAAKYIADALGSQTSEMTEIPRGMGPVTVGKARVTAHA